CTGCGGTTCGGCGGCGGCGCGGTGCGGCAGACCATCGTGGAGATGGAGGCGGCGCTGTTGTTCGTGACGGCCGCGGGGAACGGCAGTTGCCTCGCGGTGATGAGCGGCATGGAGGCCGACGCGGGTCTCATCGCGTATGAGATGGCGCGGCTGGTCGGCCGGATGGGTCAGCATCTGACGACCCATCCGCGTGGTTCGGTGTGATGGACGGCGAGTGGATCGACGACGTGCCGGTGGTCCGGCCGTTCGCGCTGGCCGGCGGCAGGACGCCGCCGCCGGCGTCGTCGTTCGACTTGCTGACACTGGTCGTGGCCACCGGCGTGGGGGTGCCGGAGGCCGCCACGGGCCTCGGGCCCGAGCACCGGCGCCTGCTGACCCTGGTGCGCCGGTCCAGGCCGGTGGCCGAGGTGGCCGCCGACCTGGACCTGCCGCTCGGTGTGCTGCGCCTGCTGCTCGCCGACCTGCGTGACCAAGGTCTGATCCGGTCCAGGGCCCCGAAGCCTTCTGGCTCGACGCCTCGCGCCGACCTGCTGCGCGAGGTCCTGGACGGCCTCA
The window above is part of the Sphaerisporangium rubeum genome. Proteins encoded here:
- a CDS encoding roadblock/LC7 domain-containing protein — its product is MSTELNWLLDDFVARVTEVRHAIILSNDGLRVAASGGLSREDSEHLSAVAAGFQSLAKGAGLRFGGGAVRQTIVEMEAALLFVTAAGNGSCLAVMSGMEADAGLIAYEMARLVGRMGQHLTTHPRGSV
- a CDS encoding DUF742 domain-containing protein; translated protein: MDGEWIDDVPVVRPFALAGGRTPPPASSFDLLTLVVATGVGVPEAATGLGPEHRRLLTLVRRSRPVAEVAADLDLPLGVLRLLLADLRDQGLIRSRAPKPSGSTPRADLLREVLDGLKTL